The genomic window CGGCCCTATGTTATAATGAGGAGGATTAGAGTGTAAGGGGACGACGGAATAAAGGGTGACTCGAGTGAGCTGGGAGAATTTGAGGAGCAAGCTGGGGGATGTCTGGAATATCAAGACCGAGCTGGTTCAACTGCCGGTATCCGAATGGAACGAGAAGGCGGGGAACGAGCGGCATGTATGGACCGAGGACGGTTGTCTCGTCTATTTGGGCCGGGAAGACGGCTGCGTGCATGCGCTGCTGCTGGTCGGCGACCGTCCGACGCACCGGGAGTTGAAGCTGCTGGAGGCTGCGGCGGAGGCATGCCGGCAGCAGCCGGAACGCCGGGCCGCCAGCGGCAGCGAGGAGGAACGCCGCGCCCACAGGCTCAGGGATTGGATCGATTCCCAGCTGGAGCTTGGAATTACGAACGCGGAGCTCCCCGATCTGTTTTCATCGTCCATCGCGATGCAGCAATCCCGCATTCCGTTTCTGATCTACGGCGAGCATGCCGACAGCCGGCGCATCGGCTACACGGAGCTGAAAAAGCTGCTGGAGACGTTTTTTCAGGCGGATGTGGCGCTGATTCCGCTGTCCGACAGGGAATGGCTGATACTGAGCTCGGATCTGCTCCTGAACGAGAGCGAAGCGGAGTGGGGCGAGGGCGAGGCCGGATTGGAGGAAGCGCTTCTGTCGATCGGCGAGGCGCTGCATGAGATGATGGCGAGCGAATCGGTCGGCGAATGCCAGATCGCTCTGAGTTATCCCATTTTGCCAGCCAAGTCTCTGCTCTGGGCCGTCGCGCATCTGCGGGAGACGCTTCTGCTCGGGCGCCAATACCGGATGGGGCGCAGCGTGCACGTTCCGTGGATGCTTCATCTCGAACGCATGGTCAGCGCGGTGCCGGATTCGGACAAGCTGGAATATCTCAATCACGTGCTGAGAGGGTCCGACCGGGCGCTGGATACGGAGACGCTGACGACGCTGGAAGCTTTTTTCGAGATGGACTGCAATGTGAGCGAAACGGCCAAGAAGCTGTACATCCACCGGAATACGCTATTGTACCGTCTGGATAAATTCAAGCAGGAGACGGGCCTCGACGTCCGCGCCTTCCGCCATGCCGTATTGGTGCATATGGCGATCCTATTGTACAAAGTCACGAAAAGGAAGTAATTTTTTTGTACAGTTTGTGCATAGTCACAAAGCCGCCTGCTAAGGTAATATAGACACGTAAGCAATAGTATGATTCGGGGGGAATACCACATGGCAAGCGTTACGCTGCGGCACGTCGTCAAACGTTACCCTGGCGCATCGGAAGATACGGTAAAAGACTTCAACCTGGAAATCAAAGACAAAGAGTTCCTCGTTCTTGTTGGCGCTTCCGGTTGCGGCAAATCCACTACTCTGCGGATGGTAGCAGGTCTGGAAGAAATCACATCCGGCGAGCTGTACATCGGCGATCGTCTGGTCAACGATGTTGCTCCGAAAGACCGCGATATTGCAATGGTATTCCAATCCTACGCGCTGTATCCGCACATGAACGTCTATCAGAACATGGCGTTCGGTCTGAAACTGCGCAAATTCAAAAAAGCTGAAATCGACAAACGCGTGCGTGAAGCCGCGAAAATTCTCGATATCGAACATCTGCTGGACCGCAAGCCGAAGGCTCTGTCCGGCGGTCAGCGCCAACGCGTCGCTCTGGGCCGCGCGATCGTCCGCGAACCGCAAGTGTTCCTGATGGACGAACCGCTCTCCAACCTGGACGCGAAACTGCGCGTGCAAATGCGCGCCGAGATCGGCAAGCTGCACAAACGTCTGGAAACGACGATTATCTACGTGACCCACGACCAGACGGAAGCCATGACGATGGGCGACCGGATCGTCGTGATGCACCAGGGCATCATCCAGCAAGCCGCTTCGCCGGAAGAAATCTACAACCATCCGGTGAACATGTACGTAGCGGGCTTCATCGGCTCCCCGTCCATGAACTTCATGAACGGTAGGCTGGTGGAAGAAGGCGGCGTCGTTCGCTTCAAAACGACCGGCGTTGACGTGGTTATTCCCGAAGGCAAAGCGAAACGCCTGCGCGAGCAAGGCTACATCGGCAAAGAAGTCGTATTCGGCATCCGTCCGGAGGACATCCACGACGAGCCGCTGTTCCTCGAAGGATCGCCGGACAGCATCGTAAACGCTCACGTCGAACTGTCCGAGAACCTCGGTCACGAGATGTACCTGTACATCAACGGCCTGGGCAATCAGACGGTAATCGCCCGCGTAGACGGACGCTCCGGATTCAAAGACGGCGTCAATGTCAAACTGGCGTTCGACATGAACAAAATCCATATCTTCGACAAAGAAACGGAGAAAAACGTCCTGCTGTAAGGCGGAACGTCCGGACAGGGGAGAAGCGAAGGCTTCTCCCCTGTTGATTTTACCCCGATATTCCGTTACGATGAAAACATTGGAAGCACTTGCGCGGAGACAGAAGGAGACGCAGCTATGGCGAAGAAAGTGAAGGTAGCGGACCTCGTCCAGCACTTCAACCTCGAAGTGGTCGAGGGCGAGGCCGGGTTGAAACGGCAAATCACCACGGCGGATTTGTACCGGCCCGGTTTGGAATTGGCCGGCTTTTTTGATTTTCACCCGAAAGAGCGGGTGCAAATGCTGGGGAAAACCGAGCTGTCGTTCTTCGAGTCGTTGACGCCGGAGCAGCGGCAGGAGCGCATGCATCGATTATGTCATGACGATACGCCTTGCGTCATCGTCTGTCACGGACTGGACGTGCCGCAGGAGATGCTGGCGGCTGCCCGCGAGAGCGGCATACCGATTCTGCGCAGTCCGGTGACGACGACGATTCTGATCAGCCGCATTACCGGCTTTCTGGAAAATCGGCTGGCGCCGACGACCACGATTCACGGGGTGCTCGTCGATGTTTACGGCATCGGCATTCTCATCACCGGTTCGAGCGGCATCGGCAAAAGCGAGACGGCGCTGGAGCTTGTGAAGCGGGGACACCGTCTGGTGGCCGACGACGCGGTCGAAATCCGTCAATCGGCGGATAACGAGCTGATCGGGAACGCACCCGAGCTGATCAAGCATCTGCTTGAAATACGCGGGGTCGGCATCATTAACGTCATGACGCTGTTCGGGGCCGGAGCCGTCCGCAATGTGAAAAAAATCGCCGTTGTCGTCAAGCTGGAGAATTGGCAGCAGGACAAGGAATACGACCGTCTCGGGCTGGACGAGGAAATGACGCGCATCATCGATACGGATCTGCCGCTCGTGACGGTTCCGGTGCGTCCGGGGCGGAACCTGGCCGTCATCATCGAGGTGGCGGCGATGAACTACCGGCTGAAGCGGATGGGATACAACGCGGCGCTGCAATTCACCAACAAGCTGACGGAGACGCTGTCGATGGATCTAGACGATCTGGAATAGGAACCGAGAGGGGACGTAAGGATGTTGTTGTCTATGATCAATCCGGTCGCGATTGCGCTGGGGCCGATTAAGGTCCATTGGTACGGAATCATATTGGGGCTCGGAGCATTGGCCGGTCTGTATCTCGCGATTCGGGAAGGGCGCCGCTTCAAGATGGCTCCGGAATTTTTCATGGATCTGCTGCTGATCGGCGTGCCTTCGGCGATTGTCGCCGCCAGAATCTATTACGTGGCGTTCCAGTGGGAGAGTTACCGCGATAATATTTGGAGCGTGTTCAAAATATGGGAGGGCGGCATCGCGATCTACGGCGCCCTGATCGGCGCGATCGTGTCGGCCTTCCTGTATGTGCGGGCCAAAGGCTACAGCTTCTGGCGGATCGCGGATATTTGCGCGCCTTCGCTGCTGGTCGGCCAGATGATCGGCCGTTGGGGCAACTTCGTGAACCAGGAGGCGTACGGCGGCCCCGTATCCGAGAGCTTCCTGCGGGATACGCTGCATCTTCCCGGCTTTATCGTGGATATGATGTATATCAAAGGGGCGTATCATCACCCGACCTTCCTGTACGAGTCGCTGTGGAACCTCGCCGGATTGCTTGTGCTTCTCGTGCTTCGCCGCAGGCCGTTCCTGCGCGCCGGCGAGTTGTTCATGACCTATTTTATCTGGTATTCGCTGGGGCGGTTCTTCATCGAAGGATTGCGTACGGATAGCCTGGTATTCAACGGCCCGGCATGGCTGGAGAACTTCCTGGCCGTGCTCTGGCTGCCGATGGACGCGGTATTCGAGCCGGGTGAGATGACCGGCGGCAACATCCGAATCTCGCAACTGCTCGCGCTGCTTATTATCGTGGCCGCCGCGATCCTGATCGTCGTGCGCCGGCGCAAGGGATGGGCGAAGGAACGTTATTCCGATCCGATTCTCGGACGGGGAGACACGGCTGCCGGCGGAGCGGAAGCCGCGAAGGAAGGAACTCTTGCCGCGAAGGAGCCGGAGCAGCCGAAACAGTCGAACGATTAACCAAAGGAGCTGCAGCCAGATGGACGCCGTGTTATTCGATCTCGACGGGACGATCCTCGATACAAACGAATTGATTATCGAAACGTTCCTGCATATTTTGAAAGACCGCACCAGCAAGCCGCTCACCCGGGAATTCATCTCCGCGAATATGGGGCTGGCGTTGAAGGATCAACTGCGTTTCTTCACGGGAAGGGAAGACGTGGACGATCTGGTGCCGATCTACCGCGAGTACAACATCCGCCGCCACAACGACCTGGTCACCGCTTTTCCGCATGTGCTGGAGGTGCTGGCGCAGTTGAAGGAACACGGATGCCGGATCGGCGTCGTGACGAACAAGGCGCGCGTGACGACTGAGATGGGACTTCGGCACACGGGGATCGACGCGTACGTCGACGAAGTGCTGACGGTGGACGATGTCCGGAACCCGAAGCCGGACCCGGAGATGATCGTTCGCATGATGGACAAGCTGGGAACCGCTCCGGAGCGGACGCTTATGGTCGGAGACAGCCACTACGACATCCTGGCGGCTCACCGGGCCGGCGTCCGGGCCGTTGGCGTGGCCTGGTCGCTCAAAGGGACCGGGGTATTAAAAGAACACGGAGCGGATTGGATTATCGAGGATATCCGGGAACTGCCGAAGATCGCAGGAATCGTTTCGGGAGCCGGCGGAAGCTTGTGACCGGCGCGCCGGGACGGATGGCGGAGAGGCCTCCGTTCCGGCGCTTCGCCGATTGTGCAGAAGGAGTCGGTGGGCATGCGGAGAACGGAAAAATATCCGGTAACCGGGCCGAATGCGTTATGGCAAATTTATCGGACGGTCAGTCCGTGGAAAGGCGTCAAAAACTTTATTGTGATTCAGATCGCCCGATACACGCCGCTGCTTCCCGTGAAAAACTGGATGTACCGCCGGCTGCTCGGCATGAAGGTCGGCAAACAGGCGGCGTTTGCCCTGATGGTGATGCCGGACGTGTTTTTTCCCGAACGGATTCAGGTCGGCGACAATACGATTATCGGCTACAACACCACGATATTGGCGCATGAATATTTGATTAAGGAATACCGTCTCGGGGACGTCAAGATCGGTTCGAATGTGATGATCGGCGCGAATACGACCATCCTGCCGGGAGTGGAAATCGGGGATCACGCCGTCGTCTCCGCCGGGACGCTGGTCCACAAGGATGTGCCCGCGTATACGATGGTAGGCGGCAACCCGATGCGGATCATTCGCCATCTCCGGGAGCGGGAGGACGAGGAGCGGCAATAACCCGGCCCGGCTCGGGCAAGCGGGAACGGGCGGGGAGGACTTGGCCGCGAAGCTGCGAACGGCGGAGAAGACGCGATGGGTATACGCCCGGCAAGCTGGCGTTCGGTCGGTAACGATCCGTGCGGACACTTGCGTCTATTGACGCAGGTGTCTTTTGTTTCATATACTTCGTCACGTGTGACCATGAAGCAAACGGGCGGCGGTTGAACGAATGGGAACGCGGTTATACGGCCGAAGCGCGGAAGGCAGCCAAGCATGACGGGCGAGGGACAGCGCATGCCGGCCCGGCGGGGGGCCCGACTTGGCCGAAGGCGGGTGAAGAGGCCGGTTGTCGATTGACGGAAACGGCTTAGGCATGGTACACTAACCGATATATTCTTTAGTTTGTTAGCAATCTAACACTTTAACGTGTTAAAGATAACATAGAGAGATGGGGCTCAGCAATACGATGACCGGGGGGAAATTTGTGTCTAAACCGAAAGTATTCGAAAAACCGGCCGGACTCAGGGACTATTTGCCGGAAGCCGCCGCTCGGCTCAGGCAGATCGAACTAAGCGTGCTGGATTGCATCGAGCGGTGGGGTTACCGCCAAATCATCACGCCGACTCTGGAATATTACGATACGGTAGGCGTGGCGAGCTCGACGTCCGACAAAAAGCTGTTTAAGCTGCTGGACCGCAACGGCACGACGATCGTGCTGCGTCCGGAGCTGACCGCGCCGATCGCGCGCGTGGTGGCTTCGCTGCTGAAGCAGGAGCCGTTTCCGTTGAGGTTGTCTTATCATTCCAACGTATTCCGCGCCTTTGACGACGAGGCGGGCAAAGAATCGGAATTTCTGCAAACCGGCGTCGAGCTGATCGGAGACGGGACGGCCGAAGCGGACGCGGAGATTATCGCGCTGGCGGTCGCTTGCCTGGAAGCCGCAGGCGTGCCGAAGTTCAAGCTGGCGGTTGGGCATGCGGGGTTCCTGCACGGTTTGTTCGAGGAGCTGCTGCCGAACCGCCCGGAGCAGCAATATCTGCTGAAGGAATGCCTGATCAACCGGGATTTCGTCGGCTTCCGCGAACAGCTTGCCGGGATGCGGCTGAAGCCGGAAGTGCACGCCGAGCTGGAGGGGATTCTGCGGCTGCGCGGCGGGCGCGAGATCTGCCAGCAGGCGCACGGCCGGGTCAGAACGGAGGCGACGCAGGACGCGCTGATGAAGCTGTGCGAAGTATGGGATGTCCTGCAGGCGTACGGCGTATCCGACCGGGTCAGCATCGACCTGACGCTGATCGGCGATTTCTCCTATTACACCGGCATTACGTTTGAAGGCTACGCGGCCGATCTGGGCTTCCCCGTGGTCAGCGGCGGGCGCTACGACAATCTGCTCGGCCAGTTCGGCCGGCCGGCGCCCGCAACCGGGTTCGCGCTGAAGACGAACCGCATCCTGGAGATTGCGACGGGGCTCGGCGAGCCGAAGCGGGAGCGGGTGCTCGTGCTGTACGCCGCGCACCGCCGCGACGAGGCGCTGCGTCAGGCCAGCGAGCTGCGCCGGCAAGGGACGGTTATTGTGGAGACCCGGCGGTTGGCGGATGAGAACGCGGAGCATGCCGCCGCGTCGTACAGCCGCGTGCTGAGGCTGGAATAGGAGAGAGGTGCACGATCATGGACGAACTGCTTAAGATCGCCGTCCCGAAGGGGCGCATCAGCAAACATATATCGCGCATGTTTGCGGAGGCGGGCTTCGCGATTCCGGAGGAGCTGGAGGAGACGCGCAAGTTTATCCTCGATGTGCCGGAAGCGGGCTTCCGGTTCATCATCGCCAAACCGGCGGACGTGCCCGTATACGTGGAATACGGCGCGGCCGACCTGGGCGTGGCGGGCAAGGACGTGTTGCTGGAGGCGAACCGCGACGTCTACGAGCTTCTCGATCTCGACATTGCCCGCTGCCGCATGTCGGTGATCGCCCTGCCGGACTGGCGGCCGACGCTTCATCCGCGCGTGGCGACGAAGTTCCCGAATGTCGCGTCCAAATATTTCCGCGAGCAAGGCCAGCAGGTCGAGATCATCCAGCTTAACGGCAACATCGAGCTGGCTCCGCTGATCGGTCTGGCCGACCGGATCGTCGACCTGGTCGAAACCGGCGGCACGATCCGCGAGAATGGGCTGGTCGAGATGGAGAAAATTATCGATATCACCAGCCGGCTGATTGCCAATCGGGGCAGCTACCGGATGAAAAATGAGCCGATCCAACGCTTGTGCGACCGGCTGCAGCAAGTGCTGAACGCGCGGGCGGAAGCGAAACGGGCGGCGGCGGGAGGCGCTAACGGATGAACATCATAAAGGCGGAGCAATTCAATCTGGAACGCCGGATCGAGTACGGGACACCCGAGCAAAACGACGCGGTCCACAGCATTCTTGCCGCTGTGCGCGAGCGCGGAGACGCGGCATTGAGGGAGTTCACCGAGCAGTTCGACAAGGTGCGGGTGGACGACCTCCGTGTCGGCGAAGAAGAGCTGAAAGCCGCCTACGCGCAGGTCGACTCGAAGTTTCTCGAAGCGCTGCGCCGGGCGGCGGCGAACATCCGCGAATTCCACGAGAAGCAGAAACGCGTCTCGTGGTTCGATACGGCGGCCGACGGCACGATTCTCGGACAGACGATCAAGCCGCTGGGGCGGGTCGGCCTGTACGTGCCGGGCGGCAAGGCGGCATATCCGTCCAGCGTGCTGATGAACGCGATCCCCGCGCAGGTAGCCGGCGTACGCGAGATCGCGATGGTGACGCCTCCGGCGACGGCCGGCCAGGCCGGGATCAACCCGTACATTCTCGTGGCGGCGGCCGAAGCGGGCATCACCGAAATCTACCGCGTCGGCGGCGCGCAGGCGATTGCGGCGCTCGCCTACGGCACGGAGTCGATCCGGCCCGTCGACAAGATCGTCGGCCCCGGCAACATCTACGTCGCGCTGGCGAAGCGCTATGTCTACGGCGTCGTCGATATCGACAGCATCGCCGGACCGAGCGAGATCGTCGTGCTGGCGGACGACAGCGCCGACGCGGAGTATGTCGCGGCCGATCTGCTGTCGCAGGCCGAGCATGACGAGATGGCGTCGGCGATTCTGGTGACGACGAGCGAGCCGTTCGGCCGCGCCGTGGCGGCCGAGGTGGAGCGCCAACTGGAGTCGCTGCCGCGCCGCGAGATCGCGCGCCGTTCGATCGACGAACGCGGGGCGATCCTGCTGGTGGACAGCCTCGAACAAGGCGTTGACGTGATCAACCGGCTGGCGCCGGAGCACTTGGAGATCATCGTGCCGAATCCGTTCGACTGGCTCGGCCGGATCGACAATGCGGGCGCGGTCTTCCTCGGTCCGTACAGTTCGGAGCCGGTGGGCGATTATTTCGCGGGGCCGAACCACATCCTGCCGACCAACGGCACGGCGCGGTTCTCGTCTCCGCTTAACGTGGACGATTTCCTGAAGAAGACAAGCGTGATCTCCTACAGCAAGCGGGCGTTGCTGCGGGACGGAGCCGACATTATGACGCTGGCCCGGCACGAAGGGCTGGAAGCCCACGCGAGAGCGATCGAGGTACGGTTAAAGAAAGAGGGGAACGAAGCATGAGCGAGGCGGCGCAGCAACCGCGCACGGCAAGCATTGCGCGCAAAACGAACGAGACGGACATCAAGCTGACGTTCGGCGTGGACGGGTCCGGTCAAGCGGACATCGTCACGGACGTTCCGTTTCTGAATCATATGCTGGATCTGTTCGCGAAGCACGGCCAGTTCGATCTGAAGGTCGAAGCGGAAGGCGACGTGCACATCGACGACCACCATACGGTCGAGGATATCGGCATCTGCCTCGGCCAGGCGCTGCTGGAAGCGCTCGGCGACAAACGAGGCATCAAGCGGTACGCCAGCGTATTCGTGCCGATGGACGAGGCGCTGGCGCAGGTCGTCATCGATATCAGCGGACGGCCTCATTTCGAGTACCGGGCGGAATATCCGTCGGCTCAAGTCGGCAGCTTCTCCACGGAGATGGTGCATGAGTTTTTGTGGAAGCTGGCGCTGGAGGCGCGCATCACGCTGCACGTCATCGTCCACTACGGCCAAAACACGCACCATATGATCGAAGCGGTGTTCAAGGCGTTAGGCCGCGCGCTCGACGAAGCAACCAGCCTCGACCCCCGCGTGAAAGGCGTGCCGTCGACGAAAGGAGTGCTGTAAGCCCGATGATCGCGATTATCGACTACGGTATGGGCAATCTGCACAGCGTCAGCCAGGCGGTGAAGAAGCTCGGCTTCGAAGCCGTCGTAACCGGAGACGCGAAGGAGATCGCCGCAGCCGACGGGGCGATATTGCCGGGCGTCGGTGCATTCGGCGACGCTATGGCCAATCTTCGGCAGTCGGGGCTGGACGATGCCGTTCGCGCCTTCGCGGCGGGCGGCAAGCCGCTGCTGGGCATCTGCCTCGGCATGCAGCTTCTGTTCGACGAGAGCGAAGAGCACGGCTGGCATCGGGGATTAGGCTTGCTGCCGGGACGCGTCGTGCGGTTTCGGGGTGATTACAAGGTCCCGCATATGGGCTGGAACGAGCTGGAGCTGCGGCAGCCGGAGCATCCGCTGTTCCGGGGCGTGTCAGGCGGACACGTCTATTTCGTCCATTCGTATCATGCGCTGCCGGAGGTTCCGAGCGATCTGCTCGCGACGACCGACTACCATCAGCCGGTAACGGCGATCGTAGGCCGGGGCAACGTCAGCGGCATGCAGTTCCATCCCGAGAAAAGCGGCGAGACCGGCATGAAGCTGCTCCGAAACTTCCTGGAACTGTGCGGTCCTTCCGCCGCGGAAGGGGGACGGCAAGCATGCTGACGAAGCGGATTATTCCTTGTCTGGACGTGAAGGATGGACGGGTAGTGAAGGGCGTTAACTTCGTCAATCTGCGTGACGCGGGAGACCCCGTCGAGCTTGCCCGGGTCTACGACCGCGAGGGCGCGGACGAGCTGGTGTTCCTCGACATCTCCGCTTCGGTCGAAGGGCGGGCGACGATGGTCGAGGTCGTGCGGAAGACGGCCGCCGAGATTACGATCCCGTTCACGGTCGGGGGCGGCATCGCCAGTACGGACGATATGAAGCGTCTGCTGCGCGCGGGCGCGGACAAGATCGGCATCAACACCGCGGCGGTGCGGAATCCGAGGCTGGTCGCCGAAGGGGCGGAGAAGTTCGGCTCCCAATGCATGGTCGTTGCGATCGACGCGCGGTTCAACCCGGAATGGGGCGAATGGGAGGTCGTGACGCACGGCGGCCGCAATCCGACCGGACTGCGGGCTCTGGAGTGGGCGCGCGAGGTCGAACGGCTCGGAGCGGGCGAGATCCTGCTCACCAGCATGGACGCCGACGGGACCAAGGACGGCTTCGACCTGCCGCTGACGAAGGCGGTATCCGATGCGCTGTCGATTCCGGTGATCGCTTCGGGCGGCGCCGGAGCGCCGGAGCATTTCTACGACGTATTCACGGAGGGTAAGGCGGACGCCGGACTGGCCGCGACGATTTTTCATTATAAGGAATTAACGATTGACGGCGTTAAAAATTATGTCAGACAGAGAGGGGTGCCGATCCGATGAGCGGCAGCGATGCGGCGAAATGGGAAGGAGCTTGGGATGCCTCCCGTTATGAAGAATTGGCGTCCGTCATCCGCTGGGACGGGGACGGCCTCGTGCCGGCGATCGTGCAGGACGCCGCAAGCAAGGACGTCTTGATGCTGGCGTATATGAACAAGGAGTCGCTCCGGCGCACGCTCGAATCCGGCGAGACGTGGTTCTGGAGCCGCTCGCGGGGCGAACTGTGGCACAAGGGCGCGACCAGCGGAAATACGCAGCGCGTGCGCAAGCTTTCTTACGATTGCGACGGCGATACGCTGCTGATCGCGGTCGACCCGGCGGGCCCGGCTTGCCATACGGGACAATATACGTGCTTCCGTAACGTCGTTATGGCAGGGGACTCGGCGGCGGCCGATTCAACGGGCGACCGGTTCCGCATGCTGGGGACGCTGGAAAGCACGATCGCGCAGCGCGACGCGGAGCGTCCGGAAGGCGCGTATACGACGTACCTGTTCGAGAAGGGCGTCGACAAGATCCTGAAGAAGGTCGGCGAAGAGACGGCGGAAGTGATTATCGCGGCCAAAAACAAAGACAACGAGGAGCTTCGTTACGAAGCGAGCGATTTGATCTTCCACTTGATGGTTCTGCTGCGCGAGCGCAAGCTGCCGCTGGACGACGTCATGGCCGAGCTGGAACGCCGCCATCTTCATCCGAAGCCGAAAAAATAAACCCATCCGCAGAACAAGCCTCTCGATCGCAAAAGCGATCCGGGGGCTTTTGTCATGAAAAAACGAATAACATGGCCGGCAACCCGGAGGATTTTTCGGATTGTTCCCCAAGAGGAGGTTTTTCCTTCTTTACGGCGGCCGGTTTTGTGGTAGCATGGTTAAGGGGAGAGGGGGACATCATGAAAAAGTTGCAAGAAATCGATTTGGTCCGCGGAATCGCGATCCTCGCCGTCGTTTTTATTCACGCCAGCGCCGGGGCGGTCGGCGGGCTGCCCGAGGGAACGCCGTGGCACTCGTTCTTTTTTACCGCCAATCAGTTGATGCTGTTTGCGGTGCCCGTCTTTCTGTTTATCAGCGGGCTTGTGCTTGCCTACCGGTACAAGGGCCGGTGGGACGGGCGAGAGATGCTGAAGTTTTACCGGAAGCGTCTGACCCAGATTATGATTCCGTTTCTCGTCTGGTCGGCCGTGTTCTACGCGTACTTCTATATCGTGCCGAGATTGGTTCAGCCCTCGCAGATCCCCGGACATTGGTGGTCGCTGCTGCCGTGGGGCCAATCGTCCTATCATCTGTATTATTTAAGCATCATCATTCAATTTTATCTGCTGTTTCCGATTCTGATGGAGCTGTTGAAGCGATTCCCGAAGTTGAATGCGGCGCTGGTTCCGATCGGAGCCGCCGCGCAGATCGCGTTTTACTTGGCAAACGAACACTGGGGGCCGTTCGAGCATAAGCCGACGATCGTGTTCAATTACATGTTCGTGCTTCTGACGGGGTGCTGGATCGGTTGGAACTATGAGCGCTGGCGCTCCCTTCATCGGAAGCTCGGCGCGCCTGTCGTTCTGTTCGCGGTCGCGGCCGGCGGAGCGTTTCTCGTCCGGGTCTGGACGACAGGCAAGGTGAACTGGCCGGCGTTGACCTACGACACGACCTTCCATCTGTACGGACTGGCCGCCGCCCTGCTGTTCCTCTGGCTGGGAGCCGCCGTCCAAAGCCGGCGCGACCGGAAGCCGCTGCGCCTGCTCGCCCTGATCGGACAAGCGTCGTTCGGGATTTATCTCGTGCATCCTCTGGTGCTGTCGATGTGGGATACGTATACGAAAAGCGCGGGTCTGCACGCGATGAACAAGGCTGTGCTGCTCGGAGGCTTCGTTGTGACGGTTGCCGTCAGCCTCGCGTTGTCTCTCGGCTACAGCCGGGCGGCAATCGAGTGGCGGGGTACGCGTCCGGCTTCCGGGGACGTTCCGCAATCCCCATCCGGACCGGGCAAGGCGCTCGGAGCGTAAGGAGGGCACATTTTTTTCG from Paenibacillus thermoaerophilus includes these protein-coding regions:
- the hisB gene encoding imidazoleglycerol-phosphate dehydratase HisB; its protein translation is MSEAAQQPRTASIARKTNETDIKLTFGVDGSGQADIVTDVPFLNHMLDLFAKHGQFDLKVEAEGDVHIDDHHTVEDIGICLGQALLEALGDKRGIKRYASVFVPMDEALAQVVIDISGRPHFEYRAEYPSAQVGSFSTEMVHEFLWKLALEARITLHVIVHYGQNTHHMIEAVFKALGRALDEATSLDPRVKGVPSTKGVL
- the hisH gene encoding imidazole glycerol phosphate synthase subunit HisH, translating into MIAIIDYGMGNLHSVSQAVKKLGFEAVVTGDAKEIAAADGAILPGVGAFGDAMANLRQSGLDDAVRAFAAGGKPLLGICLGMQLLFDESEEHGWHRGLGLLPGRVVRFRGDYKVPHMGWNELELRQPEHPLFRGVSGGHVYFVHSYHALPEVPSDLLATTDYHQPVTAIVGRGNVSGMQFHPEKSGETGMKLLRNFLELCGPSAAEGGRQAC
- the hisG gene encoding ATP phosphoribosyltransferase; its protein translation is MDELLKIAVPKGRISKHISRMFAEAGFAIPEELEETRKFILDVPEAGFRFIIAKPADVPVYVEYGAADLGVAGKDVLLEANRDVYELLDLDIARCRMSVIALPDWRPTLHPRVATKFPNVASKYFREQGQQVEIIQLNGNIELAPLIGLADRIVDLVETGGTIRENGLVEMEKIIDITSRLIANRGSYRMKNEPIQRLCDRLQQVLNARAEAKRAAAGGANG
- a CDS encoding acyltransferase, producing the protein MKKLQEIDLVRGIAILAVVFIHASAGAVGGLPEGTPWHSFFFTANQLMLFAVPVFLFISGLVLAYRYKGRWDGREMLKFYRKRLTQIMIPFLVWSAVFYAYFYIVPRLVQPSQIPGHWWSLLPWGQSSYHLYYLSIIIQFYLLFPILMELLKRFPKLNAALVPIGAAAQIAFYLANEHWGPFEHKPTIVFNYMFVLLTGCWIGWNYERWRSLHRKLGAPVVLFAVAAGGAFLVRVWTTGKVNWPALTYDTTFHLYGLAAALLFLWLGAAVQSRRDRKPLRLLALIGQASFGIYLVHPLVLSMWDTYTKSAGLHAMNKAVLLGGFVVTVAVSLALSLGYSRAAIEWRGTRPASGDVPQSPSGPGKALGA
- the hisIE gene encoding bifunctional phosphoribosyl-AMP cyclohydrolase/phosphoribosyl-ATP diphosphatase HisIE, which produces MSGSDAAKWEGAWDASRYEELASVIRWDGDGLVPAIVQDAASKDVLMLAYMNKESLRRTLESGETWFWSRSRGELWHKGATSGNTQRVRKLSYDCDGDTLLIAVDPAGPACHTGQYTCFRNVVMAGDSAAADSTGDRFRMLGTLESTIAQRDAERPEGAYTTYLFEKGVDKILKKVGEETAEVIIAAKNKDNEELRYEASDLIFHLMVLLRERKLPLDDVMAELERRHLHPKPKK
- the hisF gene encoding imidazole glycerol phosphate synthase subunit HisF produces the protein MLTKRIIPCLDVKDGRVVKGVNFVNLRDAGDPVELARVYDREGADELVFLDISASVEGRATMVEVVRKTAAEITIPFTVGGGIASTDDMKRLLRAGADKIGINTAAVRNPRLVAEGAEKFGSQCMVVAIDARFNPEWGEWEVVTHGGRNPTGLRALEWAREVERLGAGEILLTSMDADGTKDGFDLPLTKAVSDALSIPVIASGGAGAPEHFYDVFTEGKADAGLAATIFHYKELTIDGVKNYVRQRGVPIR
- the hisD gene encoding histidinol dehydrogenase — protein: MNIIKAEQFNLERRIEYGTPEQNDAVHSILAAVRERGDAALREFTEQFDKVRVDDLRVGEEELKAAYAQVDSKFLEALRRAAANIREFHEKQKRVSWFDTAADGTILGQTIKPLGRVGLYVPGGKAAYPSSVLMNAIPAQVAGVREIAMVTPPATAGQAGINPYILVAAAEAGITEIYRVGGAQAIAALAYGTESIRPVDKIVGPGNIYVALAKRYVYGVVDIDSIAGPSEIVVLADDSADAEYVAADLLSQAEHDEMASAILVTTSEPFGRAVAAEVERQLESLPRREIARRSIDERGAILLVDSLEQGVDVINRLAPEHLEIIVPNPFDWLGRIDNAGAVFLGPYSSEPVGDYFAGPNHILPTNGTARFSSPLNVDDFLKKTSVISYSKRALLRDGADIMTLARHEGLEAHARAIEVRLKKEGNEA